In the genome of Campylobacter helveticus, the window ATTTAAAGACATTATCACGCCCCTCAAAAATGCTTAATGGACCACTCATATCATTTTTAGCAAAATGAGCGATGATGATAGAATTTTTAATAGCATTAGCAATATGTAAGACCTTAGAATTTGAGCCATTTGACAAAAATTCATTAACTCCACTTGCAAAGCTTCCCGCAAGTCCTAAGGCATTGACGATTTGCTTTTTGTCTAAATCAAGCAAAACAGCCACCGCACTCACTCCACCAAAAATTCCCGCAATAGCCGTTGTGTGAAAGCCTCTTTTATGAAAACTTCCCTTACTTGCTATACCGACTCTAGCAGCCACTTCCCAGCCTACAATAAAGGCTTTTATGATCTTTTTTGCGTCTTTAGTAGCGTGAAAACCATAGCTTAAACAAAGAGGGGTCAAAATGGCACTAGCGTGCAAAATGGCTTCTGTATGTGTATCGTCAAAGTCTAGAGCGTGTGCTGCTATGCCATTTAGCATAGTGGCATAAATGGGATCTAACTTTTTATCACTCACCCAAATAGGCGTGTTTTTAACTAAACTTAAAGCGTCAAAGGCTTTAAAAGCGTTTAAAACGCATACTTCCTTACTTGCCGCCAAACCCGTGCCAAAGCTATCAAGCATAAGTTCTTTAGCTCTTTGAACGACAGAAAAGGGGAGGGTTTCAAATTTAAGATTTGTGATAAAATCTGCTAAATTTTCGCTATAAAACATAAAATTTCCTATTTTAAAATAGCACTATTTTTAATTTTCGCTAAAAATTCATCGACAAGTTTTGGTGCATATCCTACATAAGTGCTAGCATCGAGCAAAGCGTCAATTTCACTTTCTTTTAAGACCTTAGAAACCCTTTTATCTGCCAACAACACTTCCTTAAAACTCTTTTTCTTTTCCATACCTAGCATAGCATTTTCATAAACGATTTCGTGAGCGTGCTGCTTACCATAATGATCGCTCAAAGCAAACATCACGCGTTCGGCTAAAACAAAGCCATTAAGAGTGTTGAGATTTTTAAGCATTTTGTCTTTTTTAACTTCCAAATCACTAAGCGCAAATTTCATATTTTCCAAAACGACAGAAAGCATTAAAAACATTTCTGGCAAAAGCTTCCATTCCATTTTCCATACCTGCCCATCTCTTTCGTGCTCGTGCCTTTCTATATCGCTTAATATAGCTAAATTTGCCTTTAGGGCGTTACTTACGGTAACGGCATTTTCACTCACGGCTGGATTTCTTTTATGCGGCATAGTGCTTGAGCCTACCTGACCTTTACCAAAAGGCTCGGCAACTTCATCAATTTCATTATGTGCTAAGATTAAAATTTGATGAGCGATTTTGTTAAAAGTGGCATTAATATTACCCAAAACAAAGCCAAGTTCGATAAAGCGGTCTCTTGCTGGCTGCCAAGAGATATTAGGCACTTCAAGCTTTAAATTTTCTAAAGTTAGCTTCTCTACTTCATTACACTCATCACTTAAACTTGCCTTAGTCCCCACAGCACCTACTATACTACCGACATAAAGTCTTTTTTCAAGCTCTAAAATTCTTTCAAAATGGCGGTCAAGCTCACTAAGCCAAATGGCAACCTTATGCCCAAAGGTAATAGGCAGGGCTTGAAGCGCTAAAGTTCTTCCCATCATAGGGGTATTTTTATGTGTTTTAGCAAGTTTAGCTAGAGCTTTTGCTATGGCTTTTAATTCACTTTTTACCAAAGTCATCGCTTCTTTAAACTGCAATACAAGCCCAGTATCAATGACATCTTGAGTTGTTACTCCAAAATGCACATATTCACCCAAATTATCATCGCAAGCCTTTTCTAAGCCTCTTACCGTTGGCACTAGGGGGTGCTTAGTCTTTTTATATTCTGCAAAAATGAAATCCATATCCATAAATTTATAATGTGCTTTTTTAGCAATTTCATCGGCAGCTTTTTTAGGGATAATCTTAAGCTTAGCTTGTGCTTTAGCAAGTGCTGCTTCGACATCGAGCCATTTTTGTATGCGGTTTT includes:
- a CDS encoding MmgE/PrpD family protein, yielding MFYSENLADFITNLKFETLPFSVVQRAKELMLDSFGTGLAASKEVCVLNAFKAFDALSLVKNTPIWVSDKKLDPIYATMLNGIAAHALDFDDTHTEAILHASAILTPLCLSYGFHATKDAKKIIKAFIVGWEVAARVGIASKGSFHKRGFHTTAIAGIFGGVSAVAVLLDLDKKQIVNALGLAGSFASGVNEFLSNGSNSKVLHIANAIKNSIIIAHFAKNDMSGPLSIFEGRDNVFKCFGIEEQCDKDALSEGLNEIWQIMQVSIKPYPSCHFAHGLIDCAISLKNDGFKADEIKSIHCFVDEVPIAFICDPLEAKYTPKSAYEAKFSMPFLMALGFFDGKITLDSYANLKRKEVLDFAKKITYEKRNSQGFPKYFPGHLEATLQNGKKIQKDIFINKGNFDNPLSLEELKAKFMNNALICIDETKAYKIWEQIARLESLNELSF
- the purB gene encoding adenylosuccinate lyase; amino-acid sequence: MTGVSVFDQRLLANSWSSESMRAVFCEENRIQKWLDVEAALAKAQAKLKIIPKKAADEIAKKAHYKFMDMDFIFAEYKKTKHPLVPTVRGLEKACDDNLGEYVHFGVTTQDVIDTGLVLQFKEAMTLVKSELKAIAKALAKLAKTHKNTPMMGRTLALQALPITFGHKVAIWLSELDRHFERILELEKRLYVGSIVGAVGTKASLSDECNEVEKLTLENLKLEVPNISWQPARDRFIELGFVLGNINATFNKIAHQILILAHNEIDEVAEPFGKGQVGSSTMPHKRNPAVSENAVTVSNALKANLAILSDIERHEHERDGQVWKMEWKLLPEMFLMLSVVLENMKFALSDLEVKKDKMLKNLNTLNGFVLAERVMFALSDHYGKQHAHEIVYENAMLGMEKKKSFKEVLLADKRVSKVLKESEIDALLDASTYVGYAPKLVDEFLAKIKNSAILK